A window from Thiovulum sp. ES encodes these proteins:
- a CDS encoding exonuclease, DNA polymerase III, epsilon subunit family (PFAM: Exonuclease~TIGRFAM: exonuclease, DNA polymerase III, epsilon subunit family): MVELISNFKRYFWKKNLRDERFLSLIENFPENEFIVFDTETTGLDRRTDSVISIGAVKIVKNRIELSKSLNIYLMEKGESSKEAIKIHKIREVDRIYGFTEREAIEQFVDFIGSRPLVGYYLEFDIAMMNKIFRRFAGVSLPNRQIEVSEIYYKKMIRKFPNGNVNLSFDSISKELNIPNFGKHDALNDALMTALIYLKLKANS; encoded by the coding sequence TTGGTGGAATTAATATCGAATTTTAAGAGATATTTTTGGAAAAAGAATTTACGAGATGAGAGGTTTTTATCTCTCATTGAGAATTTTCCAGAAAATGAGTTTATAGTTTTTGACACAGAGACAACAGGACTTGATCGCCGAACAGATTCCGTAATCTCAATTGGTGCTGTCAAGATTGTTAAAAATAGAATCGAGTTAAGCAAATCACTAAATATATACCTTATGGAAAAAGGCGAATCTTCAAAAGAGGCGATAAAAATTCATAAAATTCGGGAAGTCGATCGAATTTATGGATTTACTGAACGAGAGGCGATAGAGCAATTCGTGGATTTTATCGGTTCTCGACCTCTTGTTGGTTACTATTTAGAGTTTGATATTGCAATGATGAACAAAATTTTCCGTCGATTTGCTGGAGTCTCTCTACCAAATAGACAAATTGAAGTTTCCGAAATATACTATAAAAAAATGATTCGTAAATTTCCAAATGGAAATGTAAATCTCTCTTTTGATTCTATTTCTAAAGAGTTAAATATTCCAAATTTTGGAAAACATGATGCACTTAATGATGCACTTATGACAGCTCTAATCTACTTAAAATTAAAGGCGAACAGTTGA
- a CDS encoding protein translocase, SecG subunit (PFAM: Preprotein translocase SecG subunit~TIGRFAM: protein translocase, SecG subunit), producing the protein MTSIFLTVQIVLAFLLTIVVLFQKSSSIGLGAYSGSNESVFGAKGPTNFLSRLTFIFGFLFVANTITLGYLYNQDVKNTVLDTVDKNSIIPTLKTISDKNEAELNNPEAPATPVVEEEREDTEYEIYDASTDAYQKVVDGKIVKDEIEKEIEIGEEIISIGEPKE; encoded by the coding sequence TCTTTTAACGATTGTTGTTCTTTTCCAAAAAAGTTCATCTATTGGTCTTGGAGCTTACAGCGGATCAAATGAGAGTGTTTTTGGTGCAAAAGGTCCAACAAACTTTCTTTCTCGACTAACTTTTATTTTTGGATTTCTTTTTGTAGCAAATACAATTACATTAGGTTATCTTTACAATCAAGATGTAAAAAATACAGTTCTTGATACTGTTGATAAAAATTCAATTATTCCAACTCTTAAAACTATTTCAGACAAAAATGAAGCTGAATTAAATAATCCTGAAGCTCCTGCTACACCAGTTGTGGAAGAAGAACGGGAAGATACTGAATATGAGATTTATGATGCTTCAACAGATGCATATCAAAAAGTTGTTGATGGAAAAATTGTAAAAGATGAAATTGAAAAAGAAATCGAAATAGGTGAAGAAATTATTTCTATTGGCGAACCAAAAGAGTAA